A stretch of Perognathus longimembris pacificus isolate PPM17 chromosome 1, ASM2315922v1, whole genome shotgun sequence DNA encodes these proteins:
- the Kyat1 gene encoding kynurenine--oxoglutarate transaminase 1 isoform X2, translated as MAKRLQAHRLDGIDHNPWVEFTRLANQYDVVNLGQGFPDFSPPDFAVEAFQQATSGDSMLNQYTMAFGYPPLTRILADFFGKLLGQELDPLTNVLVTVGAYGALFTAFQALVDEGDEVIIIEPFFDCYEPMTRMAGGRPVFVSLKPSHAPEGALKSSSDWRLDPTELASKFTSRTKALILNTPNNPLGKVFSKAELELVASLCQQHDVLCISDEVYQWLVYDEHQHVSIASLPGMWERTLTIGSAGKTFSATGWKVGWVLGPDHIMKHLRTVHQNSIYHCPTQTQVAVAKSFERELRHRGQPSSYFVQLPQAMQHNRDHMIRSLRSVGLDPILSQGSYFLITDILQIKNKMPDLPGAADEPYDSRFVKWMIKNKGLVAIPVSIFYSVPHQKDFDHYIRFCFVKNEDTLRAMDEKLQKWKAELKP; from the exons GGTGGAATTTACTAGATTGGCCAATCAGTACGATGTCGTCAACTTGGGCCAGGGCTTTCCCGACTTCTCGCCCCCAGACTTTGCTGTGGAAGCTTTTCAGCAGGCCACCAGCGGGGATTCAATGCTCAACCAGTACACCATGGCGTTT GGTTACCCACCCCTGACCAGGATCTTGGCAGATTTCTTTGGCAAGCTGCTGGGCCAGGAGTTGGACCCGCTCACGAATGTGCTGGTGACGGTGGGCGCCTATGGAGCCCTGTTCACAGCCTTCCAGGCGCTGGTGGACGAAGGGGACgag GTCATCATCATTGAACCCTTCTTTGACTGTTACGAGCCCATGACACGGATGGCCGGGGGTCGCCCTGTGTTTGTGTCCCTGAAACCG AGCCACGCCCCCGAGGGGGCGCTGAAATCCAGCAGTGACTGGCGCCTGGACCCCACGGAGCTGGCCAGCAAGTTCACCTCCCGTACCAAAGCTCTGATCCTCAATACACCCAACAACCCCCTGGGAAAG GTGTTCTCGAAGGCGGAGCTGGAGCTGGTGGCCAGCCTGTGCCAGCAGCACGACGTGCTGTGCATCTCGGACGAGGTCTACCAATGGCTGGTCTACGATGAGCACCAGCACGTCAGCATTG CCAGCCTCCCTGGCATGTGGGAACGGACGCTGACCATCGGCAGCGCAGGCAAAACCTTTAGTGCCACAGGCTGGAAG GTAGGCTGGGTCTTGGGTCCGGACCATATCATGAAGCACTTGAGGACTGTGCACCAGAACTCTATCTACCACTGTCCCACGCAGACCCAG GTTGCAGTGGCCAAGAGCTTTGAGCGGGAGCTGAGGCACCGGGGGCAACCCAGCAGCTACTTCGTGCAGCTTCCCCAGGCCATGCAGCACAACCGGGACCACATGATCCGCAGCCTGCGGTCAGTGGGCCTGGACCCCATCCTTTCCCAGGGCAGCTACTTCCTCATCACCGACATCCTGCAGATCA AGAACAAGATGCCCGACTTGCCTGGTGCTGCGGACGAGCCCTATGACAGCCGCTTTGTCAAATGGATGATCAAGAACAAG gGCCTGGTGGCCATCCCGGTCTCCATCTTCTACAGTGTGCCACATCAGAAGGACTTTGACCACTATATCCGCTTCTGCTTTGTGAAG AACGAAGACACACTCCGGGCCATGGACGAGAAGCTGCAGAAGTGGAAggcagagctcaagccctaa